One genomic region from Knoellia sp. p5-6-4 encodes:
- a CDS encoding DUF2550 family protein: MSPLVTAEIVAGVLVLLAVSVLAFIFIRRRMLAAGRPLMVAAVRHTGHGYRLGLLRFGGTRLQWFTLVGPSMRPQREWERVRLELEAPGSPHEVIAGMPDAVEVTCHYGPDTFQLALAPTHYTAVRSWLESAPPGFNVNVA; encoded by the coding sequence ATGTCGCCTCTCGTCACCGCCGAGATCGTGGCAGGCGTGCTCGTGCTCCTGGCGGTCAGCGTCCTGGCGTTCATCTTCATCCGCCGCCGGATGCTGGCCGCCGGCCGGCCGCTGATGGTCGCTGCCGTGCGGCACACCGGCCACGGCTACCGTCTCGGCCTGCTGCGCTTCGGCGGCACACGGCTGCAGTGGTTCACCCTGGTCGGGCCGTCCATGCGCCCGCAGCGCGAGTGGGAGCGCGTGCGCCTCGAGCTCGAGGCGCCGGGGTCGCCGCACGAGGTGATCGCCGGCATGCCGGACGCCGTGGAGGTCACCTGCCACTACGGGCCGGACACCTTCCAGCTGGCGCTGGCACCCACCCACTACACCGCGGTGCGTTCCTGGCTCGAGAGCGCGCCGCCGGGGTTCAACGTCAACGTCGCGTAG
- a CDS encoding PspC domain-containing protein: protein MSQIKSSFAQQGLVRPRQGRVIAGVCAGLGRRFGLSPWTARLLFVLVLMLLPGSQLIIYPVLWILMPNED from the coding sequence ATGAGCCAGATCAAGTCCAGCTTCGCCCAGCAGGGCCTCGTCCGTCCTCGACAGGGGCGCGTCATCGCCGGCGTCTGCGCCGGGCTCGGCCGCCGTTTCGGCCTCTCGCCGTGGACCGCACGGCTGCTCTTCGTGCTGGTGCTCATGCTGCTGCCCGGCAGCCAGCTGATCATCTACCCCGTGCTGTGGATCCTCATGCCGAACGAGGACTGA
- a CDS encoding ATP synthase F0 subunit C, with product MIVEGNLSLVGYGLATIGPAIAVGLIFAAYINGVARQPEARNLLQPIAILGFALAEALAIFGLVLFFI from the coding sequence ATCATCGTGGAAGGCAACCTCTCCCTCGTCGGCTACGGCCTTGCGACCATCGGCCCGGCCATCGCCGTGGGTCTGATCTTCGCTGCCTACATCAACGGTGTGGCCCGCCAGCCCGAGGCTCGTAACCTCCTGCAGCCGATCGCCATCCTCGGCTTCGCGCTCGCCGAGGCGCTCGCCATCTTCGGCCTGGTGCTCTTCTTCATCTGA
- the atpD gene encoding F0F1 ATP synthase subunit beta, whose product MTATVSENAAGTSAPGGVGRIARITGPVVDVEFPVDAMPEQYNLLKTEVELSGEKKNINMEVAQHIGDNMVRAISLQPTDGLVRGAAVQDTGGPITVPVGDVTLGKVFNTTGEVLNLEEGQTFEVNERWGIHRKAPAFDQLESKTQMFETGIKVIDLLTPYVQGGKIGLFGGAGVGKTVLIQEMIARVARDHGGVSVFAGVGERTREGNDLMVEMEEAGVLGQTALVFGQMDEPPGTRLRVALSALTMAEYFRDVQKQDVLLFIDNIFRFTQAGSEVSTLLGRMPSAVGYQPTLADEMGVLQERITSTRGHSITSMQAIYVPADDYTDPAPATTFAHLDATTELSREIASLGIYPAVDPLTSTSRILDRRYITEEHYTTAVRVKQILQRNKELQDIIAILGIDELSEEDKILVNRARRIQRFLSQNTYVAKQFTGIEGSTVPLADTIEAFTKIADGEYDHVAEQAFFMCGGLDDVERQWAEIQKNL is encoded by the coding sequence ATGACTGCCACCGTTTCTGAGAACGCTGCAGGCACCTCCGCGCCTGGCGGTGTCGGGCGGATCGCCCGCATCACCGGCCCGGTCGTCGACGTGGAGTTCCCCGTCGACGCCATGCCTGAGCAGTACAACCTGCTCAAGACCGAGGTCGAGCTCTCGGGCGAGAAGAAGAACATCAACATGGAGGTCGCCCAGCACATCGGCGACAACATGGTCCGCGCGATCTCGCTGCAGCCGACCGACGGCCTCGTCCGCGGCGCCGCGGTGCAGGACACCGGCGGCCCCATCACGGTGCCCGTCGGCGACGTCACGCTCGGCAAGGTGTTCAACACCACCGGCGAGGTGCTCAACCTGGAGGAGGGCCAGACCTTCGAGGTCAACGAGCGCTGGGGGATCCACCGCAAGGCCCCGGCCTTCGACCAGCTCGAGTCCAAGACCCAGATGTTCGAGACCGGCATCAAGGTCATCGACCTGCTGACCCCCTACGTGCAGGGTGGCAAGATCGGCCTCTTCGGTGGTGCCGGTGTCGGCAAGACGGTGCTCATCCAGGAGATGATCGCCCGCGTCGCCCGCGACCACGGTGGTGTGTCGGTGTTCGCCGGTGTCGGTGAGCGCACCCGTGAGGGCAACGACCTCATGGTCGAGATGGAGGAGGCCGGCGTCCTCGGCCAGACCGCCCTCGTCTTCGGCCAGATGGACGAGCCGCCGGGCACGCGTCTTCGCGTCGCGCTCTCCGCGCTGACCATGGCGGAGTACTTCCGTGACGTGCAGAAGCAGGACGTGCTCCTCTTCATCGACAACATCTTCCGCTTCACCCAGGCGGGCTCCGAGGTCTCCACGCTGCTCGGCCGCATGCCGTCCGCGGTGGGTTACCAGCCGACGCTGGCCGACGAGATGGGTGTGCTCCAGGAGCGCATCACCTCGACCCGTGGCCACTCGATCACCTCGATGCAGGCGATCTACGTGCCGGCCGACGACTACACCGACCCGGCGCCGGCGACCACCTTCGCCCACCTGGACGCGACCACCGAGCTCTCGCGTGAGATCGCCTCGCTCGGCATCTACCCGGCCGTGGACCCGCTGACCTCGACGAGCCGGATCCTCGACCGCCGTTACATCACCGAGGAGCACTACACCACCGCGGTGCGCGTCAAGCAGATCCTCCAGCGCAACAAGGAGCTGCAGGACATCATCGCGATCCTCGGTATCGACGAGCTCTCCGAGGAGGACAAGATCCTCGTCAACCGCGCTCGTCGCATCCAGCGGTTCCTGTCGCAGAACACCTACGTCGCCAAGCAGTTCACCGGCATCGAGGGCTCGACGGTTCCGCTGGCCGACACCATCGAGGCGTTCACCAAGATCGCCGACGGTGAGTACGACCACGTCGCCGAGCAGGCGTTCTTCATGTGCGGTGGCCTCGACGACGTCGAGCGCCAGTGGGCGGAGATCCAGAAGAACCTCTGA
- a CDS encoding F0F1 ATP synthase subunit delta, whose amino-acid sequence MRGSSRGAATASLRAFESALRSGTDWSALAEDLFGVTAVADGNATLRRALADPSREAAAKRDLVSRLFDGKVSPAAVGLLSEMVAQRWATERDLTDTIERFAVETVLAGAEAGNRADQVEDELFRFERVVAGNPELRDALTGRGGTPQDKADLVGRLLQGKASTETVRLARQSVLAPRGRRIDRTLEHYLDLAARRREQLTAVVTAAVDLDEQQRQRLSRALEGIYGRRVQLQVVVDPKVVGGIRVQIGDEVVDGTVLRKLEGARRHLAG is encoded by the coding sequence ATGCGCGGTTCGTCCCGGGGCGCCGCCACGGCGAGCCTGCGCGCCTTCGAGTCCGCGCTGCGGTCCGGTACGGACTGGAGCGCGCTCGCGGAGGACCTGTTCGGCGTCACGGCGGTGGCTGACGGCAACGCCACCCTCCGCCGTGCGCTGGCAGACCCCTCCCGCGAGGCGGCCGCCAAGCGTGACCTGGTGAGCCGGCTGTTCGACGGCAAGGTCTCGCCGGCCGCCGTCGGGTTGCTGTCCGAGATGGTCGCCCAGCGTTGGGCTACCGAGCGCGACCTGACCGACACGATCGAGCGCTTCGCCGTCGAGACCGTCCTGGCCGGCGCCGAGGCGGGCAACCGGGCGGACCAGGTCGAGGACGAGCTGTTCCGCTTCGAGCGGGTCGTCGCCGGCAACCCCGAGCTGCGCGACGCCCTGACGGGCCGGGGCGGCACCCCGCAGGACAAGGCCGACCTGGTCGGGCGCCTCCTGCAGGGCAAGGCCTCCACCGAGACCGTGCGCCTGGCGCGCCAGTCGGTCCTCGCCCCGCGCGGGCGCCGGATCGACCGGACGCTCGAGCACTACCTCGACCTGGCGGCCAGGCGCCGCGAGCAGCTGACCGCCGTGGTGACCGCGGCAGTCGACCTCGACGAGCAGCAGCGCCAGCGCCTCAGCCGCGCCCTCGAGGGCATCTACGGCCGTCGGGTGCAGCTCCAGGTCGTCGTCGACCCCAAGGTCGTCGGCGGCATCCGGGTGCAGATCGGCGACGAGGTCGTCGACGGCACCGTGCTCCGCAAGCTCGAAGGCGCCCGCCGGCACCTGGCCGGCTGA
- the atpB gene encoding F0F1 ATP synthase subunit A → MSLNALAAPVATFASAEGDGEFHTPTPDIFWTPLFEVGGLVVTEQIVWGLVSVLLLSVVMVQLSKRAAVVPSKGQWLLEGFYNFSRNGIARDMIGSREFLRFVPLLFTLFSLILVNNLFGIMPPIMFPTMSKIGFPIALTLVVYVVYHAIGIKKHGLGGYFAHMLPAGLPGWIKPVIFVLELITYFITRPLTLALRLFGNMFAGHMLIVLFVSAGAYFLTQGVLFKLLSVPTFAMAAVMTLFEGLVQFLQAYVFTLLSASYIAGALADDH, encoded by the coding sequence GTGAGCCTGAACGCGCTGGCTGCGCCCGTCGCAACCTTCGCTTCCGCAGAAGGTGACGGTGAGTTCCACACTCCCACCCCCGACATCTTCTGGACCCCCCTCTTCGAGGTCGGTGGCCTGGTCGTCACCGAGCAGATCGTCTGGGGCCTGGTCTCGGTGCTCCTGCTCTCGGTCGTCATGGTCCAGCTGTCCAAGCGCGCCGCGGTGGTCCCGTCCAAGGGCCAGTGGCTCCTGGAGGGCTTCTACAACTTCAGCCGCAACGGCATCGCCCGCGACATGATCGGCTCGCGCGAGTTCCTGCGCTTCGTGCCGCTGCTCTTCACGCTGTTCTCGCTCATCCTGGTGAACAACCTATTCGGCATCATGCCGCCGATCATGTTCCCGACGATGAGCAAGATCGGCTTCCCGATCGCGCTGACGCTCGTGGTCTACGTCGTCTACCACGCCATCGGCATCAAGAAGCACGGCCTCGGCGGCTACTTCGCCCACATGCTGCCCGCCGGCCTCCCGGGGTGGATCAAGCCGGTCATCTTCGTGCTCGAGCTCATCACCTACTTCATCACCCGGCCGCTCACGCTGGCGCTGCGACTCTTCGGCAACATGTTCGCGGGTCACATGCTCATCGTGCTGTTCGTCTCGGCCGGCGCCTACTTCCTGACCCAGGGCGTGCTGTTCAAGCTCCTGAGCGTGCCCACGTTCGCCATGGCCGCGGTCATGACCCTGTTCGAGGGCCTGGTGCAGTTCCTGCAGGCCTACGTCTTCACGCTCCTGTCGGCCAGCTACATCGCCGGCGCCCTCGCCGACGACCACTGA
- a CDS encoding F0F1 ATP synthase subunit epsilon codes for MSQLQVELVAADRKVWEGEADMVIARTVDGDLGVLPGHTPLLGVLVEGEVQIQTSGTTHTATIDSGFLSVDRDHVIIVAEAVDASKISA; via the coding sequence GTGAGCCAGCTGCAGGTTGAACTCGTCGCCGCCGACCGCAAGGTCTGGGAAGGCGAGGCCGACATGGTCATCGCCCGCACCGTCGACGGCGACCTCGGCGTCCTGCCGGGTCACACCCCGCTGCTCGGGGTCCTCGTCGAGGGCGAGGTGCAGATCCAGACCTCGGGCACCACGCACACCGCGACCATCGACAGCGGCTTCCTGTCCGTCGACCGCGACCACGTCATCATCGTCGCGGAGGCGGTAGACGCCTCCAAGATCAGCGCCTAG
- a CDS encoding GNAT family protein gives MPATAPTGQPLLGRFVRLDPVQPADAEGLHEVLADPVVYTQGFIMRPPPADLVETQRRVAADVAARETGRTAYTVRLVGDGPLGEAGTVVGTSSLGDLDLVNERVHLGWTMYGSRWWGTPVNPETKLLLLAHAFEDCGFGRVKIQTDAVNQRSQAAIARLGATREGVLRRHTRRADGTFRDTVVFSILRDEWPLVRSRLEERLATGVS, from the coding sequence GTGCCAGCCACCGCCCCCACCGGACAGCCGCTCCTCGGCCGCTTCGTGCGCCTCGACCCGGTGCAGCCAGCAGACGCCGAGGGCCTGCACGAGGTCCTGGCCGACCCGGTCGTCTACACGCAGGGCTTCATCATGAGGCCGCCCCCGGCCGACCTCGTCGAGACGCAGCGGCGGGTGGCGGCAGACGTGGCCGCGCGCGAAACCGGACGCACGGCATACACGGTGCGCCTGGTCGGGGACGGCCCCCTCGGCGAGGCGGGCACGGTGGTGGGCACCTCCTCGCTCGGCGACCTCGACCTCGTCAACGAGCGGGTGCACCTCGGCTGGACGATGTACGGGTCGCGGTGGTGGGGCACGCCGGTCAACCCCGAGACCAAGCTGCTGCTGCTCGCGCACGCATTCGAGGACTGCGGGTTCGGGCGCGTGAAGATCCAGACCGACGCGGTGAACCAGCGCTCGCAGGCCGCCATCGCCAGGCTCGGCGCCACCCGCGAGGGCGTGCTGCGACGGCACACGCGCCGCGCCGACGGCACGTTCCGCGACACGGTCGTGTTCAGCATCCTGCGCGACGAGTGGCCCCTGGTGCGCTCTCGCCTCGAGGAGCGGCTGGCGACCGGCGTCAGCTGA
- the atpA gene encoding F0F1 ATP synthase subunit alpha: protein MTELSIRPEEIRDALDSFVQSYEPGTASREEVGRVTDAGDGIAHVEGLPSCMTNELLQFEDGTLGLALNLDVHEIGVVILGDFSGIEEGQEVKRTGEVLSVPVGDEFLGRVVNPLGQAIDGLGEITTNQRRALELQAPSVVQRKSVHEPLQTGLKAVDAMTPIGRGQRQLIIGDRQTGKSAVAIDTIINQKQNWESGDPAQQVRCIYVAIGQKGSTIAAVRGALEEAGALEYTTIVAAPASDAAGFKYLAPYTGSAIGQHWMYQGKHVLIVFDDLSKQAEAYRAVSLLLRRPPGREAYPGDVFYLHSRLLERCAKLSDDLGAGSMTGLPIIETKAGDVSAYIPTNVISITDGQIYLQADLFNANVRPAIDVGVSVSRVGGAAQIKAMKEVSGRLKLDLAQFRAMEAFAMFASDLDPASRAQLAKGARLVELLKQKQANPYPVEEQVVSIWAGTTGQLDSVAVEDVARFETEFLDYLRREKSGLLGAIRESKKFEDDTRSGLEDAVKAFKEQFQASGEENLPLGHEPEPGDLETEVEQEKIVRQKR, encoded by the coding sequence ATGACGGAGCTTTCGATCCGTCCGGAGGAGATCCGGGACGCGCTGGACTCGTTCGTCCAGTCCTACGAGCCCGGCACGGCCTCCCGCGAAGAGGTCGGCCGCGTCACCGATGCCGGTGACGGCATTGCCCACGTCGAGGGCCTGCCCTCGTGCATGACCAACGAGCTGCTGCAGTTCGAGGACGGCACCCTCGGCCTCGCGCTGAACCTCGACGTCCACGAGATCGGTGTCGTCATCCTCGGTGACTTCTCCGGCATCGAGGAGGGCCAGGAGGTCAAGCGCACCGGAGAGGTCCTCTCCGTGCCCGTCGGCGACGAGTTCCTCGGTCGCGTCGTGAACCCGCTCGGCCAGGCCATCGACGGCCTCGGCGAGATCACGACCAACCAGCGCCGCGCCCTGGAGCTGCAGGCCCCCTCGGTGGTCCAGCGCAAGTCGGTGCACGAGCCGCTGCAGACCGGCCTCAAGGCCGTCGACGCGATGACCCCGATCGGCCGCGGCCAGCGCCAGCTGATCATCGGCGACCGCCAGACCGGCAAGTCCGCCGTGGCGATCGACACGATCATCAACCAGAAGCAGAACTGGGAGTCCGGCGACCCGGCCCAGCAGGTGCGCTGCATCTACGTCGCGATCGGCCAGAAGGGCTCGACCATCGCGGCCGTCCGCGGCGCCCTCGAGGAGGCCGGCGCACTCGAGTACACGACCATCGTCGCCGCCCCGGCGTCCGACGCGGCCGGCTTCAAGTACCTCGCGCCCTACACCGGCTCGGCCATCGGCCAGCACTGGATGTACCAGGGCAAGCACGTCCTCATCGTGTTCGACGACCTGTCCAAGCAGGCCGAGGCCTACCGCGCCGTGTCGCTGCTGCTGCGCCGCCCGCCGGGCCGCGAGGCCTACCCCGGTGACGTCTTCTACCTGCACAGCCGGCTCCTCGAGCGCTGCGCGAAGCTCTCCGACGACCTCGGCGCCGGCTCCATGACCGGTCTGCCGATCATCGAGACCAAGGCGGGTGACGTCTCGGCCTACATCCCGACCAACGTCATCTCCATCACCGACGGCCAGATCTACCTGCAGGCCGACCTCTTCAACGCCAACGTGCGTCCCGCGATCGACGTGGGTGTCTCCGTCTCCCGTGTCGGTGGCGCCGCGCAGATCAAGGCCATGAAGGAGGTCTCCGGTCGCCTGAAGCTCGACCTCGCGCAGTTCCGCGCGATGGAGGCCTTCGCGATGTTCGCCTCCGACCTCGACCCGGCCTCGCGTGCCCAGCTCGCCAAGGGTGCCCGCCTCGTCGAGCTGCTCAAGCAGAAGCAGGCCAACCCGTACCCCGTCGAGGAGCAGGTCGTCTCGATCTGGGCCGGCACCACCGGGCAGCTCGACTCCGTCGCGGTCGAGGACGTCGCCCGCTTCGAGACCGAGTTCCTCGACTACCTGCGCCGCGAGAAGTCGGGCCTGCTGGGCGCGATCCGTGAGTCCAAGAAGTTCGAGGACGACACCCGGTCCGGCCTCGAGGACGCTGTCAAGGCGTTCAAGGAGCAGTTCCAGGCGTCCGGCGAGGAGAACCTGCCGCTCGGCCACGAGCCCGAGCCCGGCGACCTCGAGACCGAGGTCGAGCAGGAGAAGATCGTCCGCCAGAAGCGCTGA
- a CDS encoding MraY family glycosyltransferase, whose product MREYLLVLMVAAVITYAATPLLRAIAVKTGAFTPVRDRDVHSVPIPRLGGVAIFLGFAASMLAASHLPRLGQVFEAGPELKGVLWGAALVCLVGAIDDIRELDWLTKLGGQIIAAGFMAFQGVQLFSLPLGGVTVLPAPIMVGLTVLTVIVSTNAVNFIDGLDGLAAGVVGIAATSFFVYSYLISRSYDPPNVFSSATFISAALIGCCLGFLPHNFYPARLFMGDSGALLLGLLLAAATISTTGSVTPTDVSTNDVAATLLPLVLPFAIILLPLVDVMLAVVRRTRAGQRPWQPDALHLHHRMLQIGHGHRRAVLLLWLWAAVAALGSVSFVFIDDARIAAAGVLCAIVVAVVLTVWLPRWSTPRHKPHVLS is encoded by the coding sequence TTGAGGGAGTACCTCCTCGTCCTGATGGTGGCCGCGGTGATCACCTACGCCGCGACACCGCTGCTGCGCGCCATCGCGGTCAAGACCGGGGCGTTCACGCCCGTGCGGGACCGGGACGTGCACAGCGTGCCCATCCCGCGCCTGGGCGGGGTGGCGATCTTCCTCGGGTTCGCAGCCTCGATGCTCGCCGCGAGCCACCTGCCGCGGCTCGGCCAGGTGTTCGAGGCCGGCCCCGAGCTCAAGGGCGTGCTGTGGGGGGCCGCGCTGGTCTGCCTCGTCGGCGCCATCGACGACATCCGCGAGCTCGACTGGCTCACCAAGCTCGGTGGCCAGATCATCGCCGCGGGGTTCATGGCGTTCCAGGGCGTGCAGCTGTTCTCGCTGCCGCTCGGCGGGGTGACCGTGCTGCCGGCCCCGATCATGGTGGGGCTGACCGTGCTCACCGTCATCGTGTCGACCAACGCGGTGAACTTCATCGACGGCCTCGACGGCCTCGCGGCCGGGGTGGTGGGGATCGCGGCGACGTCGTTCTTCGTCTACAGCTACCTCATCTCGCGCAGCTACGACCCGCCCAACGTGTTCTCGTCGGCGACGTTCATCTCAGCCGCGCTCATCGGCTGCTGCCTGGGCTTCCTCCCGCACAACTTCTACCCCGCGCGCCTCTTCATGGGTGACTCCGGGGCGCTGCTGCTCGGCCTGCTGCTCGCCGCGGCCACGATCTCCACGACGGGCAGCGTGACACCCACCGACGTCAGCACCAACGACGTCGCAGCGACGCTGCTGCCGCTGGTGCTGCCGTTCGCGATCATCCTGCTGCCGCTGGTCGACGTGATGCTGGCCGTGGTGAGGCGCACCCGGGCCGGCCAGCGGCCGTGGCAGCCGGACGCCCTGCACCTGCACCACCGGATGCTGCAGATCGGGCACGGCCACCGGCGTGCCGTGCTGCTCCTGTGGCTCTGGGCGGCCGTGGCGGCGCTCGGCTCGGTGAGCTTCGTCTTCATCGACGACGCGCGCATCGCAGCCGCGGGGGTGCTGTGCGCGATCGTGGTGGCCGTGGTGCTGACCGTCTGGCTGCCGCGGTGGTCGACGCCCCGCCACAAGCCGCACGTGCTCAGCTGA
- a CDS encoding cob(I)yrinic acid a,c-diamide adenosyltransferase, producing MVNLTRIYTRTGDDGMTHLGDMSRTSKTDVRLQAYADANEANAAIGVALAAGDLREDVRATLLRIQNDLFDVGADLCTPLQETYEYPPLRVQQEWVDELEADCDRYLGELEKLRSFILPGGTPGAAFLHVATTVARRAERQAWAAIAAYGQEPGSAKGQGGVNVLTAKYLNRLSDLLFVLARVANLPIGGDVLWQPGGGRTPAPAKKKSAAAAED from the coding sequence ATGGTCAACCTCACCCGCATCTACACCCGCACCGGCGACGACGGCATGACCCACCTCGGCGACATGAGCCGGACGAGCAAGACCGACGTGCGGCTGCAGGCCTACGCCGACGCCAACGAGGCCAACGCGGCCATCGGCGTCGCGCTCGCCGCCGGTGACCTGCGCGAGGACGTCCGGGCCACGCTGCTGCGCATCCAGAACGACCTCTTCGACGTCGGGGCCGACCTGTGCACGCCCCTGCAGGAGACCTATGAGTACCCGCCCCTGCGGGTGCAGCAGGAGTGGGTCGACGAGCTCGAGGCCGACTGCGACCGCTACCTCGGCGAGCTCGAGAAGCTGCGCTCGTTCATCCTGCCCGGCGGCACCCCGGGGGCCGCCTTCCTCCACGTCGCCACCACCGTGGCCCGCCGGGCCGAGCGGCAGGCGTGGGCAGCCATCGCGGCATACGGTCAGGAGCCGGGCAGCGCGAAGGGCCAGGGCGGCGTGAACGTGCTGACCGCGAAGTACCTCAACCGGCTCTCCGACCTGCTGTTCGTGCTCGCGCGCGTGGCCAACCTCCCGATCGGCGGCGACGTGCTCTGGCAGCCCGGAGGCGGCCGAACCCCGGCCCCGGCGAAGAAGAAGTCCGCCGCTGCTGCGGAGGACTGA
- a CDS encoding F0F1 ATP synthase subunit gamma — translation MGAQMRVYRQRIRSVQATKKITRAMELIAASRVVKAQQRVRESSPYARAITRAVSAVATYSDVDHPLTTEHEDVRRAAVLIVTSDRGLAGAYSSSVIKESERLIGELREEGKEVVPYLVGRKAVGFYRFRKRDYAAEWSGFTDQPNFEVAREIAERVVLDFTSPYDEGGVDEFHIVFTRFVNMVTQEPEVIRMLPLEVVEGEEAPDPEDVLPLYEFEPSAEDVLDALLPKYVSSRIYNCLLQAAASELASRQKAMKSATDNAEELVKKYTRLANQARQAEITQEISEIVGGASALADAK, via the coding sequence ATGGGAGCGCAGATGCGGGTCTACCGCCAGCGCATCCGGTCCGTCCAGGCGACCAAGAAGATCACCCGCGCCATGGAGCTCATCGCCGCGTCGCGCGTGGTGAAGGCGCAGCAGCGCGTCAGAGAGTCCTCCCCGTACGCCCGCGCGATCACGCGTGCGGTGTCGGCCGTGGCCACCTACTCCGACGTCGACCACCCGCTGACCACCGAGCACGAGGACGTGCGCCGCGCCGCGGTGCTCATCGTGACCTCGGACCGCGGTCTCGCCGGCGCGTACAGCTCCTCGGTCATCAAGGAGAGCGAGCGCCTCATCGGTGAGCTGCGTGAGGAGGGCAAGGAGGTCGTGCCCTACCTCGTCGGCCGCAAGGCGGTCGGGTTCTACCGGTTCCGCAAGCGTGACTACGCCGCCGAGTGGAGCGGGTTCACCGACCAGCCGAACTTCGAGGTGGCCCGCGAGATCGCCGAGCGCGTCGTCCTGGACTTCACCTCGCCCTACGACGAGGGCGGCGTCGACGAGTTCCACATCGTGTTCACGCGCTTCGTGAACATGGTGACCCAGGAGCCCGAGGTCATCCGCATGCTGCCGCTCGAGGTCGTCGAGGGCGAGGAGGCCCCGGACCCCGAGGACGTGCTGCCCCTCTACGAGTTCGAGCCCAGCGCCGAGGACGTCCTCGACGCCCTGCTGCCGAAGTACGTCAGCTCCAGGATCTACAACTGCCTGCTGCAGGCGGCTGCCTCCGAGCTGGCCTCGCGCCAGAAGGCCATGAAGTCGGCGACCGACAACGCCGAGGAGCTCGTCAAGAAGTACACCCGGCTGGCCAACCAGGCCCGCCAAGCCGAGATCACCCAAGAGATCAGCGAGATTGTGGGCGGCGCCAGCGCCCTCGCCGACGCCAAGTAA
- a CDS encoding F0F1 ATP synthase subunit B, with translation MTTATASSVVGLAAAEGAKMPLIPHIPELIFGFVMFGILYFVVKSKVVPNLEKAYAERTAAIEGGMQQAEEAQQQAQAALEQYQAQLAEARVEASRIREEAREQGAAIVAEMRGQAQSEATRITEAAQKQIEAERQQAIVSLRSEVGRLSTDLASRIVGESLHDETRQKGLVDRFLAELEAGEIRPEKVGAAAPAQPAAPAPSQGEFDLPTSGGQGHGAPGQDA, from the coding sequence ATCACCACCGCTACTGCTTCGTCAGTTGTGGGGCTGGCGGCTGCCGAGGGGGCGAAGATGCCCCTCATCCCGCACATTCCCGAGCTCATCTTCGGGTTCGTGATGTTCGGGATCCTGTACTTCGTCGTGAAGTCCAAGGTCGTCCCCAACCTCGAGAAGGCGTATGCCGAGCGCACCGCTGCCATCGAGGGCGGCATGCAGCAGGCCGAGGAGGCCCAGCAGCAGGCCCAGGCGGCTCTCGAGCAGTACCAGGCTCAGCTGGCCGAGGCCCGTGTCGAGGCGTCCCGCATCCGCGAGGAGGCCCGCGAGCAGGGGGCCGCGATCGTCGCCGAGATGCGCGGCCAGGCCCAGTCCGAGGCCACCCGCATCACCGAGGCAGCCCAGAAGCAGATCGAGGCCGAGCGCCAGCAGGCGATCGTCTCGCTCCGCTCCGAGGTCGGCCGCCTGTCCACCGACCTGGCCAGCCGCATCGTCGGGGAGTCCCTCCACGACGAGACGCGCCAGAAGGGTCTCGTGGACCGCTTCCTCGCCGAGCTCGAGGCCGGCGAGATCCGTCCCGAGAAGGTCGGCGCGGCGGCTCCCGCCCAGCCGGCTGCCCCGGCTCCGTCGCAGGGCGAGTTCGACCTGCCGACGTCGGGCGGCCAGGGCCACGGCGCCCCCGGCCAGGACGCGTGA